A part of Acidobacteriota bacterium genomic DNA contains:
- a CDS encoding GNAT family N-acetyltransferase: MRSVAPLHLPVEDDRTGRVVLRDGTVAAIRPADAADAEALTAFLSGFHDPALLARFSRAAGLRPEPDGRPPDQAFTLVARRTVAHAPAIIGVGSYVRLSDASAEVAFAVDEAAQGLGLATALLERLIVDAARHGIHVFRAAVPPQNLAMLDVFRQSGFEQRAVAEPDRVLVELTLVPTAAAVWAAEERERVATSASMRRVLCPRSVAVIGVSRSPSSIGRRVFDAIVRGGFKGSTYPIARSADAVAGMRAHTSIGDIGAPVDVAIIAVPYTSVPSVVDECAAAGVKGLVVISAGFAEAGAEGRRRQAALLDQVRGYGMRMVGPNCMGIMNARPDVSLNASFSPLFPPAGRLALLSQSGALGVIVLALAAERQLGLSTFVSVGNKADISGNDLLQYWEADPETSVIALYLESFGNPQRFGRIARRVSRRKPIVAVKAGRTLAGSRAAGSHTAALAANDAAVTALFRQTGVIRAETTDDLLDIATCLEAQPLPAGPRVGIVTNAGGPGILAADACTAAGLTVPELGAATREVFRAFLPPEAGISNPVDMIATAGADEYRRAVETMLTSPDVDALLVLYTSLDESSMPAVLAAIEAGVIEARSKEGAARPVVACVMAAGPKPALRAGDERIPLYVFPENAARALGKVAAYAAWRQAPPGVFWDYPDLDRQTARAVCRDAAAGRGAGWLSQDEMRTVARAAGIPMIATVLAHTAEEARAQAVTLGLPLVAKMSAVGVVHKTEVGGVITNLASVEDVATAFETLAGRARAHGLQFEGVVLQPMIEQGVETIVGMIRDPLFGPLVGFGLGGTSVEVLGDVQFRLSPLTDRDVASLVDETRAGRLLAGYRGRPAADRAAVEELVARVSLLAEAVPEIAELDLNPVLVLPDGQGCRVVDARIRVAAVAGA; the protein is encoded by the coding sequence ATGCGATCCGTGGCGCCGCTGCATTTGCCAGTCGAGGACGATCGTACGGGACGTGTGGTGCTGCGCGACGGCACGGTGGCGGCGATCCGCCCTGCGGACGCCGCCGACGCCGAAGCGCTGACGGCCTTCCTTTCAGGCTTCCACGATCCAGCGCTGCTCGCGCGCTTCTCGCGAGCGGCCGGCCTGCGGCCAGAGCCCGATGGCCGACCACCCGATCAGGCGTTCACGCTCGTGGCACGGCGGACCGTGGCGCATGCGCCGGCGATCATCGGTGTCGGTTCGTACGTCCGGCTCTCGGATGCCTCGGCGGAGGTGGCCTTCGCCGTGGACGAAGCGGCACAGGGGCTCGGGCTCGCCACGGCGCTGCTCGAGCGGCTGATCGTCGACGCCGCCCGTCACGGGATCCACGTCTTTCGCGCGGCCGTGCCGCCACAGAACCTCGCGATGCTCGACGTCTTCCGGCAATCGGGCTTCGAACAGCGCGCCGTCGCCGAGCCGGACCGCGTGCTCGTCGAGCTGACGCTCGTTCCGACCGCGGCGGCCGTCTGGGCGGCCGAGGAACGCGAGCGCGTCGCCACGTCGGCGTCGATGCGCCGCGTGCTGTGTCCCCGGAGTGTCGCGGTGATCGGCGTCTCCCGCAGCCCGTCGTCGATCGGCCGCCGGGTGTTCGACGCGATTGTGCGCGGCGGCTTCAAGGGATCGACGTACCCGATCGCCCGATCGGCCGACGCCGTCGCCGGCATGCGCGCCCACACGTCGATCGGCGACATCGGCGCGCCAGTGGACGTTGCGATCATCGCGGTGCCGTACACGTCGGTGCCGTCGGTCGTGGACGAGTGCGCGGCAGCAGGGGTGAAGGGGCTGGTCGTCATCAGCGCCGGCTTCGCGGAAGCCGGCGCCGAGGGCCGCCGCCGCCAGGCGGCGTTGCTCGACCAGGTCCGCGGCTACGGCATGCGCATGGTCGGCCCGAACTGCATGGGCATCATGAACGCGCGCCCCGACGTCTCGCTCAACGCGTCGTTCTCGCCGCTCTTTCCGCCGGCCGGCCGCCTCGCCCTGCTGTCCCAGAGCGGCGCCCTCGGGGTGATCGTCCTGGCGCTCGCCGCCGAACGGCAGCTCGGCCTCTCGACGTTCGTCAGCGTCGGCAACAAGGCCGACATCTCGGGCAACGACCTGCTGCAGTATTGGGAGGCGGATCCCGAGACGTCGGTGATCGCGTTGTACCTCGAGTCGTTCGGCAACCCGCAGCGGTTCGGCCGGATCGCCCGCCGCGTCTCGCGCCGCAAGCCCATCGTCGCCGTCAAGGCCGGGCGCACGTTGGCCGGTTCGCGCGCGGCCGGCAGTCATACCGCTGCGCTGGCGGCCAACGACGCGGCTGTCACGGCGCTCTTCCGGCAGACCGGGGTGATTCGGGCCGAGACCACGGACGATTTGCTCGATATCGCGACGTGCCTCGAGGCGCAGCCGCTTCCTGCCGGACCGCGCGTCGGCATCGTGACGAACGCGGGCGGCCCCGGTATCCTCGCGGCCGATGCCTGCACCGCGGCAGGCCTGACGGTGCCGGAGCTCGGCGCCGCGACCCGCGAGGTGTTCCGCGCGTTCCTTCCTCCCGAGGCGGGCATCTCGAATCCGGTCGACATGATCGCGACAGCCGGTGCCGACGAGTACCGGCGCGCGGTCGAGACGATGCTGACGAGCCCCGACGTCGACGCCTTGCTCGTGCTCTACACGTCGCTCGACGAGTCGTCGATGCCGGCCGTTCTGGCCGCCATCGAAGCCGGCGTGATCGAGGCCAGGTCGAAGGAAGGCGCCGCCAGGCCGGTGGTCGCTTGCGTCATGGCGGCCGGACCCAAGCCGGCCCTGCGCGCCGGCGACGAGCGTATCCCGCTCTACGTGTTTCCGGAGAACGCGGCGCGCGCGCTCGGCAAGGTCGCCGCGTACGCCGCCTGGCGCCAGGCGCCACCCGGCGTGTTCTGGGACTACCCGGATCTCGATCGGCAGACGGCGCGAGCCGTGTGCCGTGACGCGGCCGCCGGTCGCGGTGCCGGATGGTTGTCTCAGGACGAGATGCGAACGGTGGCGCGCGCGGCGGGCATTCCGATGATCGCGACCGTGCTCGCGCACACGGCGGAGGAGGCGCGAGCGCAGGCCGTGACGCTCGGCCTGCCGCTCGTCGCGAAGATGAGCGCGGTCGGCGTCGTCCACAAGACCGAGGTCGGCGGCGTGATCACGAATCTCGCTTCGGTTGAGGACGTGGCGACCGCGTTCGAGACGTTGGCCGGACGGGCTCGGGCGCACGGCCTGCAATTCGAGGGCGTCGTGCTCCAGCCGATGATCGAGCAAGGCGTCGAGACCATCGTGGGGATGATTCGCGATCCGCTGTTCGGCCCGCTCGTCGGCTTCGGTCTGGGGGGCACGAGCGTCGAGGTGCTCGGCGACGTCCAGTTCCGGCTATCGCCGCTGACGGATCGGGACGTCGCCTCGCTCGTGGACGAGACGCGGGCCGGTCGTCTGCTGGCGGGCTACCGCGGCCGGCCGGCAGCCGACCGTGCCGCCGTCGAGGAGCTCGTCGCCAGGGTGTCGCTCCTGGCCGAGGCGGTGCCCGAGATCGCGGAGCTCGACCTCAACCCGGTGCTCGTTCTGCCAGACGGGCAGGGCTGCCGCGTGGTGGATGCGCGAATCCGCGTGGCCGCCGTGGCCGGCGCGTGA